A genomic segment from Candidatus Desulfarcum epimagneticum encodes:
- a CDS encoding Nucleotidyltransferase has translation MDQKRTDDIIKNYLAVLRKNDFPVVRAFIFGSHAKGTQNADSDIDLAVTLETVEDKFEVGAQLAKLTRKVDIRIEPHPFHVNEFNMSHPFAKEILRHGIEVV, from the coding sequence ATGGATCAAAAACGAACTGATGACATCATAAAAAATTATTTGGCGGTTTTAAGAAAAAATGATTTTCCGGTTGTCAGGGCTTTCATTTTCGGCTCCCACGCAAAAGGAACCCAGAATGCCGACAGCGACATTGATCTGGCTGTGACCCTTGAAACGGTCGAGGACAAATTTGAGGTCGGCGCGCAGCTGGCCAAACTGACCCGAAAAGTGGACATACGCATTGAGCCCCACCCTTTCCACGTCAATGAGTTCAATATGTCCCATCCGTTTGCCAAAGAAATTTTGCGGCATGGAATTGAAGTGGTCTGA